From Vanrija pseudolonga chromosome 1, complete sequence, a single genomic window includes:
- the cyp12 gene encoding Peptidyl-prolyl cis-trans isomerase D, with amino-acid sequence MPLPRTFFDFTVGDKPLGRVVFELFTDVVPKTAENFRALSTGEKGQSASGATLSYKGSPVHRVIDGFMIQGGDFTKRNGSGGESIYGGMFKDERLSGDGTEVDREGLLVMANRGPDTNGSQWFITLAAAPHLTGKHVVFGRVVSGMEHIRAIGKLETDGRDRPHSPVIVSHAGELELRKPAVTRPRTPSVSSDSEDEEERRRRKERRERKEREREERREERRKRKEKDGRDRDRSRSPQRRRDSRSPRKETLDELDARLEREEKERLEAARRDKLSEIKTQIATERAAVRESGGVVYKGRGAMRYRDPESGGRSNDAWRTVDSRAPPRRRRLSGDRWERGADARPQFERSSRADMDRWDRGGEREARERREAGGGGLGSRIGGRAGADDAEAERDRERERDDPARAARAGAWRSSARRDDSPRRESPPPRDDDDDDDRRRLSPGPRAPSPTGSDMQMDGDE; translated from the exons ATGCCCCTCCCGCGCACCTTTTTCGACTTTACAGTCGGCGACAAGCCGCTGGGGCGTGTagtg TTCGAGCTCTTCACCGATGT CGTGCCCAAGACAGCTGAGAA CTTCCGTGCCCTCTCGACTGGCGAGAAGGGCCAGAGCGCGTCCGGCGCCACGCTCAGCTACAAGGGCAGCCCTGTCCACCGTGTCATTGACGGCTTCATGATCCAAGGCGGCGACTTTACCAAGCGTAACGGATCGGGCGGGGAGAGCATCTACGGCGGCATGTTCAAGGACGAGCGGCTGTCgggcgacggcaccgaggtGGACCGGGAGGG tctCCTTGTCATGGCGAACCGCGGGCCAGACACCAACGGCTCACAGTGGTTCATCACGCTGGCGGCTGCGCCGCACCTGACAGGCAAGCACGT TGTCTTCGGCCGCGTCGTATCGGGCATGGAGCACATCCGCGCGATCGGCAAGCTCGAGACGGACGGGCGCGACAGGCCGCACTCACCCGTCATCGTCTCGCACGcaggcgagctcgagctgcgcaagcCTGCAGTAACGAGGCCTcgcacgccgagcgtgtCCTCTgactcggaggacgaggaggagcgtcggcggcgcaaGGAACGCAGggagcgcaaggagcgcgagcgcgaagagcggcgcgaggagagGCGTAAGCGGAAAGAGAAGGACGGGCGGGATCGAgaccgctcgcgctccccccagcggcgtcgggactcgcgctcgccgcgcaagGAGAcgctggacgagctcgatgcgcgcctcgagcgcgaggagaaggagcgcctcgaggccgcgagACGCGACAAGCTGTCCGAGATCAAGACGCAGATCGCGAccgagcgggcggcggtgcgcgagtCTGGCGGGGTAGTGTACAAGG gccgcggcgcgatGCGATACCGCGACCCCGAGTCTGGCGGGCGGTCAAACGACGCCTGGCGGACCGTCGacagccgcgcgccgcctcgccgccgaagGCTGAGCGGGGACAGgtgggagcgcggcgcggacgccAGGCCGCAGTTTGAGCGCTCTAGTCGCGCCGACATGGACCGGTGGGACCGGGGCGGGGAGCGCGAAGCGCGCgagaggagggaggcgggcggaggaggcctCGGGAGCCGGATTGGcgggcgtgccggcgccgacgacgccgaggccgagcgtgaCCGTGAGCGTGAACGTGATGACcccgcgcgtgcggcgcgtgctGGCGCGTGGCGGAGCTCTGCCAGGAGGGACGATTCACCCCGCCGCGAgtccccgcccccgcgcgacgatgatgacgacgacgaccgccgtcgcTTGAGCCCTGgtccccgcgcgccgtcgcccactGGCAGCGATATGCAGatggacggcgacgagtaG